CGGAGCGACCAAGCGCACGCGACCACGCTCGATTGAAGACGGCACCATGCCGGCCGACATTCGCACTGCCATCCAGGAACGGATCACCAACGACGACCCTGACGGGGCCCGCATCCTGCTCGACGGTATCGATGCACAGCTCAGCCCCGAAGCGAAGGCCGAATGGCGCCAGAAGGTCGCCTGGAGCTACTACATCGAGAACATGGATGCTCAGGCCTTCGCTCAGGCCGCAACTGTCGGCGCCGGTGCCGGCTCGTGGGTGGCCGAGGGCGACTTTACCATGGGCCTCGCGGCCTGGCGGCTTGGTGACTGCGAACAGGCGGGCCAAGCCTTCGAGCGCGCGGCCTATGGCGCAGGCAACACCGAACTCCGCTCTGCCGCCTATTACTGGGCAGGGCGCGCGGCTCTGCGCTGCCGTCAGCCTGACCGCAGTTCGGAATTCTTGCGCCTCTCCGCCGGTGCCGACGAGACGCTTTATGGGATGCTGGCGATCGAGCAGCTGGGTACGGCTCTTCCCGACCGCCAGGCGAAGGCCGACTTCTCCTACGAAGACTGGCACCGCATCGGCGGTATCAGCAACGTCCGCGTCGCTATCGCGCTGGCTGAAATCGGTCGAGACAAGCTGTGCAGCCAGGTTCTGCTGCATCAGGCTCAGATCGGTGATCCCGGCGATTATGGCGCGCTTTCGCGCCTGGCCCGCGACCTGAGCCTGCCCTCTACGCAGCTCTACATGGCCAACAATGCCCCGAACGGCGCGCAGGCCCATCCGGCCTCGCAGTATCCCTCGCCGAAATGGGCGCCGATGACAGGCTGGCGCGTCGATCCGGCACTGGCCTACGCCCATACCTTGCAGGAATCGAACTTCCGCTCTGAAGCAGTGAGCCCGGCCAAGGCCCAAGGGTTGATGCAGATCACGCCCATCACCGTGCGCCAACACGCACCGGGATTGGGAATGAGCGCCAGCCAGGTCGACATCTTCAACCCGAGCGTAAACTTGGCGTTCGGTCAGCAGAACCTCGAAATGCTGCGCGACAGTCCGGCGACTGGCGGCGCGCTTCCAAAGATCATCGCAGCTTACAATGCCGGCCTGACCCCGGTGACGCGCTGGAACTACGAGGTACGGGACCAGGGCGATCCGCTGCTCTACATGGAATCGATTCCCTATTGGGAAACGCGCAGCTACGTCTCCATCGTGATGAAGAACTACTGGATGTACGAACGGCAGGCCGAGGCCTTGTCAGGTAGCCGCATCGCCTTGGCGCAGAACGCCTGGCCGGCCTTTCCCGGAAACAATGAGACCGGTGGCGGGCGCGTTTACCTTTCGGCTGGGGCCAACTGATGGCGATCGATTTAGAGCGCCAATTCAAGCCCATAAACATCGCCCTTCTCACCGTTTCGGATACACGCGGCCCGGATGAGGATACCTCGGGCGATATCCTCGCCGAGCGTATCCTGGCCGCCGGACACAAGCTCGCATCGCGGGCTATCGAGAAGGATGACGCCGACGCGATCGCTCGGCGGTTCAACAACTGGATCGACGATCCGCAGATCGATGCCATCGTCTCGACCGGCGGCACCGGTCTCACCGGCCGCGATGTGACGCCCGAGGCGATCGACCGGATCAAGGAAAAGGACATCGAGGGGTTTGGGGAGCTGTTCCGCTGGATCAGCTACAAGTCCATCGGCACCAGCACGGTCCAGTCGCGCGCCTGTGCTGCGGTCGCTCGGGGCACTTACATCTTCGCCCTCCCCGGCTCGAACGGCGCGGTTAAGGACGGGTGGGACGGCATCCTGGCCGAGCAACTCGACAGCCGTAACCGTCCCTGCAATTTCGTCGAACTGATGCCTCGCCTGCGCGAAAAATAACGTCATCTTTTCGGATTTCAGCGAAACCTCACCCTCTCCTCATGACGTTCATGCCGGGCTGAACGCATTCTTCGCCATCTTCGATCGAGGAGGTGGACGATGCAGAACCAATCAAACGGTGAGAAGTCCGAGACGGGGCCTTCTAGCATGCGCTCGGTAAGTGCCTGGGTGCCCCTACTGATGTCAGGGGCGGCAACCTGTCTGCTGGTCACCTATCTCGCGACCGGCCCGCATGAACCCTACATGGTCGTTGAGAATGGCGTCGCGCGTCCTGACGAGAGCACCACCGCGCGCCTGTGGCAATTGCTCATGTTGCTGCAACTGCCGTTGATCGGGTGGTTCGGTGTCCGCTGGTTTCAGCGCGATCCAAAAGGAACGGTGACAATGATTGCCATACAAGCGCTGGCCATCGTTGCGGCCGCGATGCCGGTGTTTTTACTCGAAATGTGACGGACCGCGGGCTCAACCCAAGCGGTACGGAGTGGGATCCCCGATCTCTGCAATGAGCTCCAATCGAGCCTTGGCGAAACATCGCGCGTATCTTTCCGAAACGTCTTGCCGATCGCAACCGGACCTCTCGGCGGCAATGTCGACCAGCGCATCCTGCTCAAGTGCTGCCGTATCGCGAACAAGCTCGTTCTCCTCAACGCCGAGCTCCCGGGCGAGCAAGCGCGTCGCCCTGACACGCTGGCGGAAGTCGAAGTCCATCAGGCGAGCGGACTCGAACTCCTCTTTCTTCAGCATGGCGCGGCGAAGATCCCAAACCATCGTGCCAGTATGACGCGTGACTTCGAGAACTCAACCGCAGGACCTTGCAATCTTTGATTGCCGCCACCAGCTGTTCCCTGTATGTTCCACGCCATGAAATCCCGCCTGGATCCTGCCATTCTCGGCCGTGGTGCCCAATCCGGCGCGATCCCCGATCGTTTCGGCCTGGCCCAGAGGGAACAGGACGGCGACTGGCGCGACTACATGGAAACGCTCGATGGTCCGCCGGTCAAGCTCCGCACAACGGTCACGGAAGAGCACCCAAAAACGATCCTCACCTTCAACCAGTCGCCCGACATCGGCTTCGACCGTTCGATCAACGCCTATCGCGGATGCGAGCACGGCTGCGTCTACTGCTTTGCCCGGCCGACGCATGCCTTCCACGACCTGTCGCCCGGCCTCGACTTCGAAACCCGGCTATTTGCCAAACCGAATGCCGCAGCATTGCTTCGCGAGACGCTGGCCCGACCTCGCTACCGCCCGAAACCCATCGCGATGGGGACCAACACCGACCCCTATCAGCCGATCGAGGGGCGCTTCCGGATCACTCGCTCGTTGCTGGAACTATGCCTGGAGACCCGCCATCCGGTCACGATCACAACCAAGTCCGATCGGGTCCTCAAGGACTTAGACCTCCTGAAAGACCTGGCACACCTTCAACTCGTAGCCGTGGCGATCTCGGTCACCACCCTCGATGCCAAGCTTTCGGCGCTCCTTGAGCCGAGGGCACCCGCCCCCGCCAAGCGACTTGCGGCCCTAAAGACCTTGGTCGAGGCCAATGTCCCGGCTCACTGCTCGATCGCTCCAATAATACCGGCGATCACCGACGAGTTCATGGAGGACATCGTATCCCGCATCGGCGCCATAGGTCTGCGTTCGGTCGGATGGATCCCGCTACGCCTCCCCTACGAGGTCGCACCGCTGTTTCGCGAGTGGCTCTCGGTCCATTTCCCTGACCGGGGCGACAAAGTCATGGCAATCGTTCGCTCGATGCGAGGAGGCCGCGACAACGATCCAGGCTTTTTCTCGAGAATGAAGCCTAGCGGCGTGTGGGCAGACCTATTCCGCGCCCGTTTTCGGATCGCGAAAAAGCGGGCGGGCATCGAAAGCGAAAGGTTCCAACTCGATATCGGGAAATTTGTCCCCCCCTCTTTGCGCGGACAGTTGCGACTTCTCTAGCAAAACTGCGGTAACGCGCCGGAAGTGCAGCTTTTTCACAACAATAAGGCAATAAACGGAGTTCTAGGCACACCTTATCACCA
Above is a genomic segment from Altererythrobacter sp. Root672 containing:
- a CDS encoding lytic transglycosylase domain-containing protein, which produces MRKLMLALGAVAAVYSVPALAQPTREYFSSRSSRSEAPRQLDQATRDYYTQVFAAIDRQDWAGAETLLSQRDGILHPVARAEIYLAANSPKVDLPRIETWFAAGRDLPQADRLARLAYTRGATAMPELPYEQRFYATSGATKRTRPRSIEDGTMPADIRTAIQERITNDDPDGARILLDGIDAQLSPEAKAEWRQKVAWSYYIENMDAQAFAQAATVGAGAGSWVAEGDFTMGLAAWRLGDCEQAGQAFERAAYGAGNTELRSAAYYWAGRAALRCRQPDRSSEFLRLSAGADETLYGMLAIEQLGTALPDRQAKADFSYEDWHRIGGISNVRVAIALAEIGRDKLCSQVLLHQAQIGDPGDYGALSRLARDLSLPSTQLYMANNAPNGAQAHPASQYPSPKWAPMTGWRVDPALAYAHTLQESNFRSEAVSPAKAQGLMQITPITVRQHAPGLGMSASQVDIFNPSVNLAFGQQNLEMLRDSPATGGALPKIIAAYNAGLTPVTRWNYEVRDQGDPLLYMESIPYWETRSYVSIVMKNYWMYERQAEALSGSRIALAQNAWPAFPGNNETGGGRVYLSAGAN
- the moaB gene encoding molybdenum cofactor biosynthesis protein B; its protein translation is MAIDLERQFKPINIALLTVSDTRGPDEDTSGDILAERILAAGHKLASRAIEKDDADAIARRFNNWIDDPQIDAIVSTGGTGLTGRDVTPEAIDRIKEKDIEGFGELFRWISYKSIGTSTVQSRACAAVARGTYIFALPGSNGAVKDGWDGILAEQLDSRNRPCNFVELMPRLREK
- a CDS encoding PA0069 family radical SAM protein, which encodes MKSRLDPAILGRGAQSGAIPDRFGLAQREQDGDWRDYMETLDGPPVKLRTTVTEEHPKTILTFNQSPDIGFDRSINAYRGCEHGCVYCFARPTHAFHDLSPGLDFETRLFAKPNAAALLRETLARPRYRPKPIAMGTNTDPYQPIEGRFRITRSLLELCLETRHPVTITTKSDRVLKDLDLLKDLAHLQLVAVAISVTTLDAKLSALLEPRAPAPAKRLAALKTLVEANVPAHCSIAPIIPAITDEFMEDIVSRIGAIGLRSVGWIPLRLPYEVAPLFREWLSVHFPDRGDKVMAIVRSMRGGRDNDPGFFSRMKPSGVWADLFRARFRIAKKRAGIESERFQLDIGKFVPPSLRGQLRLL